A window of Gallaecimonas kandeliae genomic DNA:
AGCAGCGCCGCCAGGAAGTGGCCAGCGAGGCCGACTTCTACGGCGCCATGGACGGGGCCTCCAAGTTCGTGCGCGGCGACGCCGTCGCCGGCCTGATGATCCTGGTCATCAACCTGTTGGGCGGCCTGGCCATAGGCGTCTTCCAACATGGCCTCTCCGGCGGCGACGCCTTCAAGCTCTATGCCCTGCTGACCATAGGCGACGGCCTGGTGGCGCAGATCCCGTCCTTGCTGCTGGCCACGGCCGCGGCCATCATAGTCACCCGGGTCAACGACGAATCGGAGATGTCCGATCAAGTCCAGCAGCAGCTGCTGGCCTCGCCGAGGGTGATCTGGACGGCGGCATCGGTGATGACGGTGCTGGGCCTTATTCCCGGCATGCCGACCCTGGCTTTCCTGGGCTTTGGCGCCGTGCTGGCCTTCGCCGCCTGGCGCCAGGGCCAGGTGGTGCAGGTGGAGGAGCGGGACCAGGTCCACGAGGATCTCGCCAAGCAGCTGCAGCAGGAAAAGCCCCTGGCCTGGGACGATCTGCCTCAGGTGGACGCCCTGGCCATCGACCTCGGCTACCGGCTGGTGACGTTGGTGGACAGGGACCAGGGCGCCGAGCTGCTGGGCCGGGTGCGGGGCGTGCGCAAGACCTTGTCCGAACAGATGGGCTTCCTGGTGCCTGAGGTGCGCATCCGCGACAACCTGCAACTGGGGGCCAGCGAGTACCGCATCAAGCTCGGCGGCGTCACAGTCGCCCGCGGCGAGGTGGACCCGGAGCGACTGATGGCCATCCAGAGCGGCGAGGTCTACGGGGTGCTGGACGGCGAGCTGGCGGTGGAGCCGGCCTACCAGATGGAGGCCGTGCTGATCGCCCCCGACCAGAAATCCAAGGCCCTCAACCTCGGCTATTCGGTGGTGGACAGCGCCACCGTCATCGGCACCCACCTCGGTAAGGTGATGCGCGAACACCTGGACGAGCTCTTCGGCCATGACGAAGCCCTGGCCCTGTCCGAACGCCTCAAGGGGCTGTCGGAGAAGCTGGCCGAGAGCCTCAATACCCAGCTCAATCCCATACAGCTGCTGCGGGTCTACCGCCAGTTGCTGGCCGACCAGGTCAGCCTGCTGGATATCCGCACCATAGCCACCACCCTCATCGACAGCTGCGAGCTGACCAAGGATCCGGTGCTGTTGGCCGCCGACGTGCGCTGCGCCCTCAAACGCAGCCTGATCCGCCAGGCCATAGGGGAGCGAGAGCAGCTCACCACCATGACCCTGGACGACAAGCTGGAGCAGACCTTGATGAAGGCCCTTAACCAGGCCCAGCAGGGCGGCAAGGTGGCCCTGGACAGCTTCCCCATAGAGCCCAGCCTGCTCGGCAAGCTGCAGCAGGTGATGCCGCAGCTCAAGGACGAGATGCAGCGCCAGGGCCATCCGCCGGTGCTGCTGGTCGTGCCGCAGCTGAGGCCGCTGCTGGCCCGCTATGCCCGCACCTTCGCCCGCGGCCTCAAGGTACTGTCCTACAACGAGGTTCCGGAGAAGATGCACATAGACGTGGTCGGGACTTTGGGTTGAAATGTGCAACGATGGTGCAGGAAAAGTGTAACAGGGAGAGGGGTTTAGCTTTTTTAACGGCGCTGCAGCCCAGGTCTGGTACGACGTGGCATCTTTTTAACGACTAGGCACTTTACGTCGCAAGGATGCAACTATATGCTACATCCTGAATCGTTTAGATTCTGTTTAAGTCTGCGGGGCCTGTCCCCAAATACTTAGCTGTTGAAAAAGGCAAACTGTTGCGAAAGCGCAGGACGCAAAGCCTCCGGTCTTAGGGAGTTCGCTCCTATGATAGCGGGGTTGCCAGAGCTGAGGTCTTTGCCTCGGAAGTAGATACTGATGAGCGTCGGTAAGCATATCTGCATGTGCTTGACTGCTTCCACGGCATTCCTTTCTCTTGATGATGGGTGGGTGCTTAGTGCCCCTGTCTGTCGGCATGCCTTTTCCAGCTACTCGTTTCCATTAACTGAGTAGGCACGACATCATGATGTACGTTGCAGCTGGACAAAGTGCGTTTTCCTCAACCGCCCGTCGTTACGGGCCGGAACCCTGGATCTTGTCCAAGGGCTAGCCGCCCCTGTCCGACAATCCCTGTTCCGCTGTTGAGGTATGAAAATGCACAGAACATCCCTGGCCCTAGGCCTGGGGGGCGTGGCGTTTTTGTCCCTAGCGGCCAAGACGCCCCTGCCCGCCATGGACCACGTGGCCTGGCAATTTAAAGGCGATCCCTTCGTCTGCACCCTGGCGTTGCCGGTGGCGGGCTTCGGCAAACTGCGCTTTGAGAAATGGGCGGGGGAAGACCTGGCTTTCGAAGCCAGCCCCAGCCTGCCGCTCAGCGCCGATGCCGAGGTCAGCCTGTCCTGGCGTAACGCCCCCTGGCAGGAACCTGTCCAGAGCCTCCGCTATCCCGCCACCCGGCAAGGGCCACAGCTGCGCTTCTCGGCGCCGGCCAGCCAGGAGCTGCTGGAGGCCATGGACAAGGGCCGTTGGGCGGTGCTGACCCTGCCCCAGGGGGAGATGCAGGTGCCCAGTGTCCACTGGCAGGGGGCGGCCACCGCCTTCCGTACTTGCCTGGACCACCAGGCCCCCATCTCCTACCGCCAGGCCAGGGACCAGTCCCTCTACTACGGCCTTGGCGTGCGCAGCCTGACGTTGGCCCAGCGCCAGCAACTGGCCAAACTGGCCCGCTACGTCCAGCTGGACAAGGCGGTCAGGGCGGTGCTGGTGGACGCCTATACGGACGACACCGGTGACCATGTGGCCAACCTGCAACTGGCCAGGGAGCGCGCCGCCGATGTGCGCGCCGCCCTGGTAGAAGCCGGTCTGCCCAAACGCCTGATCCAGACCCGTGCCCACGCCGACCGTTACCCCGCCACCGACAACAAGAGCGCCAGGGCCCGTGCCCTGAACCGCCGAGTCACCTTGAGGGTGCTCAAGGACAAGAAAGGGAAGAGCTCATGAACAAGACCATATTGCTGGTGGACCCCAGAGGCGCCACCGATCCTCTCTTCGGCCAGCTGGAAGCGGCCGGTTACCGCCTGGAGCGGGCCCTGGATTGCGCCACCGCCCTGGTCAGCCTCCATCAACATCAGCCGATGCTGGTACTGGTGGACGCCGACCTCGACACCCCGCTCAGCGAATTCGTCGCCCGCGTCAAGCGCAGCCACCCCAAGTGCGCCCTGGTGACCCTGGTGCGCGCCCACCAGAGTGTCAAGGCCAGTGAGGCCATGCGCCAGGGCGCCATGGACTACCTGCTCAAACCCTTCAACAGCGACCAGCTGCTGGCCGTGGTCAACCACGCCTTCAGCTTCTTTGAGCCCATTCCCAACATGGTGGTGGCCTCCCAGGCCAGCCGTCAGGTGCTGCTGCTGGCCAAGAAGGCGGCCCAGACCAACGCCTCCATCCTCATCGGTGGCGAGTCCGGCACCGGCAAGGAGCGCCTGGCCCAGTACATCCACGAACAATCCCAGCGGGCCGAAGGCCCCTACGTGGCCGTGAACTGCGCCGCCATCCCCGAGACCATGCTCGAGTCCACCCTCTTCGGCCACGCCAAGGGCGCCTTCACCGGCGCCGTGGCCAGCCAGGTGGGCAAGTTCGAGCTGGCCAACGGCGGCACCTTGGTGCTGGACGAGATCTCCGAGATGCCCCTGGAGCTCCAGGCCAAGCTGCTGCGGGTGCTGCAGGAGCGGGAGTTGGAGAAGCTGGGCTCCAACCAGAAGGTGAAGCTGGACGTGCGCATCATCGCCGCCAGCAACAAGGATCTGCGCGCCGAGGTGGCCAAGGGCCGTTTCCGTGAAGATCTCTTCTACCGCCTGGACGTGCTGCCCCTGGCCTGGCCGGCCCTGCGGGAGCGCCAGGAGGACATACTGCCCCTGGCCCGCCACTTCCTCGAGAAATACGCGGATAGCAGCCGTTTCGAGCTGCACCCCGACGCCGCCCGCGCCCTGCTGGCCCACCCTTGGCCCGGCAACGTGCGGGAGCTGGAAAACGTCATCCAAAGGGCGCTGATCCTGGCCCGCGGCCTGGTGCTGCAGCCCGAGGATCTGATGCTGCCCCGCAGCGCCGTCCCCGAGCTGGAGCCCGGCTTCGGCTCCCTGCGGGCCTCCAAGAAATGCGCCGAGTTCCAGCACGTGCTGGACACCCTGCGTCGCTTCAACGGCCACCGCCAAAACACCGCCGAGGCCCTGGGGGTCACCACCAGGGCGCTGCGCTACAAGCTGGCCGCCATGCGTGAACAGGGCATCGACATCAACCAACTGGTCGTCACCGGCTAGGGAGCAACATGAAAATCGACAACATCAGCACCCAGGCCAGCTTGCTGCAGAGCCTGGAACGGATGAGCCGCGAAGCGGCCGGTATTGCCCCCAACAGCCTGGGCGGCCAGGAAGGCGCTTCCTTCGGCCAGGTCATGGCCCAGGCCATCGACAAGGTGGATTTGGACCAGAAGAGCGCCGGCGCCCTGGTGTCGGCCGTGGAAACCGGCCAGAGCGACGACCTGGTGGGGGCCATGGTGGCCAGCCAGAAGGCGGGCCTGAGCTTCTCGGCCCTGGTGCAGGTGCGCAACAAGCTGGTGTCGGGTTTCGACGACATCATGCGCATGCCCCTCTAAGGACTGACCCATGGCAGAACTGATCAACGCCCAGCCGGCTTCCCCCTTGCTGGATAACCTCAAGAGCCTGGGCAGCCGCTGGCGGCGCCTGTCCGGCGACAGCCGCTCCGTACTGGTGATAGCCCTGCTGGCGGCCCTGGTGGCCAGCGCCATCGTCGTCATCCTCTGGACCAGCAGCCGCCAGTACGTGCCCCTCTACGGCAAGCAGGAGGCCTATGACAAGGCCAGCATCCTCGACAACCTGGAGAAGGACGGCATCGACTTCCGCCTCGACGCCGCCACCGGCAACGTGCTGGTGCCCCAGGACAAGCTGGCCGACGCCCGCATGCGCCTGGCCGCTCACGGCATCAAGGCCGCCCTGCCGGCGGGCCTCGATGACCTTGGCAACATCTCCAGCCTCGGCACCAGCCAGTTCATGGAATCGGCCCGCTACCTGCACGCCCTGGAAGGGGAGCTGGCCCGTACCATCATGGCCCTGGACTCGGTGCGCAGCGCCCGGGTCCACCTGGCGGTGCCCAAACGCACCCTCTTCGTGGGCCGCGAGGAACAAAAGCCCAGCGCCGCCATACTGGTGGATCTGGCCTCACCCTTGGACCGCGGCCAGGTGGAGGCCATCCTCAACCTGGTGGCCGGGGCCATCCCCGGCATGAAGGCCAGCGCCGTCTCAGTGGTGGACCAGGAGGGCCAGCTGCTGTCGGCCGACCTGGAAGAAGCCGCCAACAGCGGCCGCCTCACCGACAAGCAGATGGACTACGGCAGCCGCCTGGAAGAGCGCATGGCCCAGCGGGCCCGCGACATGCTGAGCCCGCTGCTGGGCCAGGACAACTTCCGGGTGCAGGTGGCCGCCAACCTCGACTTCTCCGCCGTGGAGGAGACCCGCGAGGCCCTGGACGACAAGCCGGTGATGGTGAGCGAGACCGCCAAGCGCGACAACAGCACCGACAACATCGCCCTCGGCATCCCGGGGGCCCTGACCAACAGGCCGCCGGTGGCCCAGAACAACAGCGCCACCGCCGCCAACAGCAACACCAACACGGCTGAGGATCCCCAGAAGGCCGTCAGCCAGCGGGAGGAGACCAGCCGCCGCTTCGAGACCGGCAAGGCCGTCACCCATACCCAGTACGCCCAGGGCCGCCTCAAGCAGCTGTCGGTGTCGGTGCTGCTCAACAGCGCCAAGGCCCCCAAGGGCGGCTGGAGCCAGGCCGAGCTGGACCAGCTGTCCGACATGGTCAAAAACGCCGTGGGCTTCGACGCCCAGCGCGGTGACCAATTCAGCCTGCACGCCTTCAGCTTCGCCCCCGCAGCCCCGGCCCTGGCCGAGCTGCCCCAGCCCCAGTGGTGGCAGGACCCGATGTGGCGCGACTACCTGCGTTATGGCCTGGGCGCCTTCATGCTGCTGCTGCTGATCCTTTTCGGCATCCGACCCCTGGTCAAACACCTGGTGCGGCCCCTGCCGGCCGGTGACGAGGAGCTGGATTACCTCCAGGAAGAGCAGGCGCCAGCTCCTGTCCAGGCCCTTGAGGGCAGTGGCGAGGAAGCGCTGCTGGCCGCCTTGCCGCCGCCGGGCTCTGAGCTGGAAGTGCAACTCAAACACCTGCAACTGCTGGTGGACAAGGAGACCGCCAGGGTCGCCGAAGTGGTCAAGCAATGGGTGAGCAACGATGAACGACATGACTGAACGCAGCGATCTGGACAGGGCCGCCATACTGATGCTGTCCATGGGCGAGGCCACGGCCGCCAAGATCATGGCCCGCCTGGGCCGTGACGAAGTCCAGGCCCTGTCCCAGCGCATGGCCAAGCTGAGCGGCGTCTCCACGGCGGAAGCCAAGTCGGTGATGCAGGGCTTTTTCGAACACTACCGCGAGCACAGCGGCATCAGCGCCGCCTCCCGCCAGTACCTGGAGAAGACCCTGGATCTGGCGCTGGGCAAACGCCTGGCCCGCGGCATGGTGGACAGCATCTACGGCGACGCCCTGCGCCAGGAGCTCAAGGCATTGCAATGGGTGCCGGCCGAGACCCTGGCTCGCTTCTTCCGCAACGAACATCCCCAGCTGCAGGCCGTGCTGCTGGCCTTCCTGCCGCCGGAAAACGCCTCGGCGGTGCTGGGCGCCTTGCCCGGTGAAGCCCATGACGATCTCCTCTACCGGGTCGCCAACCTCAAGGAGGTGAGCGAGCAGGTGCTGGACGAGCTCAAGGCCACCCTGGCCCGCTGCCTGCAATTCGTCTCAGAGCAGTCCACCGCCAAGGTGGACGGGGTGCGCCAGGCCGCCGACATCCTCAACCGCTACCAGGGGGACCGCGGCGCCCTGATGGAGATGCTCAGGCTGCACGACCAGGACACGGCCGGCATGGTGGCCGACAACATGTACGACTTCCTGATCCTGGCCCGCCAGTCCGACGAGGTGCTCCAGGCCCTGGTCCAGGAAGTGCCCACCGAAACCTTGGCCCTGGCCCTCAAGGGTGCCGACGCCGTCGTGCGCGACGCCCTGCTGGCCGCCTTGCCCAAGCGCATGGCCCAGGGGTTGGAAGACGCCCAGAAAGCCATGGGCCTGGTGCCGCTGTCCCGTGCCGAGCAGGCCAGGGGCGAGATCATGGCCCTGGTGCGCCGCCTGCACGAAGAGCAGCAGCTCAACTTCCAGCTCTTCGAGGAAAAGACGGTCAGCTAAATGGACAAACTCAAAGGCAATTACCGGCGCCACCGCTTCGCCTCCCTGTCCAGCCTCCAGGCCCGCGACAAGGGGGAGGTCGATCCCTTCCAGCAGGGCTATGACGACGGCTTCCAGCAGGGCCAGGAAAAAGGCCTGCACCAGGGCCTGGAAGATGGCCGGGCCCAGGGCCGCCAACAGGGTTTTGAGGACGGCTTTAGGGACGGTAGGGCCCAGGGCGAGGCCGCCGGCCGCGCCGACTTCGACCAGGCCCTGGCCCCCCTCCAGGCCGCCCAGCAGGCCCTGGCAGAGGCGCGGGAGCAGCAGCTCGGCGACAACCTCGACAGCCTCTGCGCCCTGGTGGAACAGGTGGCCAGGCGCGTCATCCACGCCGAGCTCAGCCTCAACCCGGCCCAGATCCTGAAATTGGTGGAAGAGGCCATAGGGCGGCTGGACAACAGCAAGGGCCCGATCCGCATCTTCCTGTCCGGTGACGACCACCAGCGCCTGGCCAAGGTCGGCATCAACCACTGCGGCGACTACCCGCTGCTGGCCGACCCCAGTCTCGGCATCGGCGACTGCCGCCTCGAGAGCGAGCAGCAGCAGCTGGCCGTGAGCAGCGAGGCCCGCCTGGAAAGCTGCATGGCCCAGGTGCGCAGCGAGTTGGAGAGCGAGCAGTGAACCTCTCCGAGCGCCTCAACCGCGCCGCCGGCAAGCTGCCGGCGGTGGAACTGGGCGAGGCGGCCGGGCGGCTGGTGCGGGTCACCGGCCTGACCCTGGAAGTGGTGGGCTGCCGCCTGGTGATAGGGCAGCGCTGCCTGGTGGACACCAAGGGGGGGGCCCCTGTGCTGGCCGAGGTGGTGGGTTTCGACCGCGACACCGCCTTCCTGATGCCCTACAGGGCCGTCTCCGGCCTCTACTCAGGGGCCGGGGTCAGGCCCCTGGACGACGAATTCAAGCTGCCGGTGGGTCCGGCGCTGCTGGGCCGGGTGCTGGACGGCCTGATGCAGCCCTTGGACGAGCTGCCGCCCCCCATAGGGGAGCTGATCCCCCTGCACGGCACCCACCTCAACCCCCTCAAACGCAAGCCCATCCGCGAACCCCTGGACGTGGGGGTGCGGGCCCTCAACGCCCTCCTGACCCCCGGCAAGGGCCAGCGCTTCGGCCTTTTTGCCGGCGCCGGCGTCGGCAAGAGCGTGCTGCTGGGCATGATGACCCGCTACACCCGCGCCCAGGTGGTGGTGGTGGGGCTCATCGGCGAGCGGGGCCGGGAGGTGCGGGAGTTCCTCGAAGAGGCCCTGGGGGAAGAGGGCATGAAGCGGGCCGTGGTGATAGCGGCCCCCGCCGACCAGTCGCCGCTGCTGCGCCTGCGGGCCGCCGAGGTCTGCCACCGCCTGGCCGAGCATTACCGCGACCAGGGCCTGGACGTACTGCTGCTGATGGATTCCTTCACCCGTTACGCCCAGGCCCAGCGCGAGCTGGCCCTGGCCATCGGCGAGCCGCCGGCCACCCGCGGCTACCCGCCGTCGGTGTTTGCGGCCCTGACCCGCCTGGCCGAGCGGGCCGGCAACGGTGAAGGGGCCGGCTCCCTGTCCGCCGTCTATACGGTGCTGGCGGAAGGGGACGACCAGCAGGATCCGGTGGCCGACGCCGCCCGCGCCATCCTCGACGGCCACGTGGTGCTGAGCCGGGAGCTCGCCGAGGCCGGCCATTACCCGGCCATCGACGTGGGGGCCTCCATCTCCAGGGTCATGCCCCAGGTCACCAGCCCCGAACACCAGCAGCTGGCGCTGCGCCTGAAACGGCTGCTGGCCCGCTACCAGCAGGTCAGCGAACTGCTGCCGCTGGGCGGTTACCAGCCGGGCCAGGACATGGAGCTGGACGAGGCGGTGCGGCGCTACCCGCGGCTGGCCGCCTTCCTGCAGCAGGGCATGCTGGAGGCCGCCTCCCTGGATGAGAGCCTCCAGGCCCTGGCGGAGGCCCTCGCCTGATGCTGCAGCTCTTTCTCGAACGCCAACAGCA
This region includes:
- the fliF gene encoding flagellar basal-body MS-ring/collar protein FliF; the protein is MAELINAQPASPLLDNLKSLGSRWRRLSGDSRSVLVIALLAALVASAIVVILWTSSRQYVPLYGKQEAYDKASILDNLEKDGIDFRLDAATGNVLVPQDKLADARMRLAAHGIKAALPAGLDDLGNISSLGTSQFMESARYLHALEGELARTIMALDSVRSARVHLAVPKRTLFVGREEQKPSAAILVDLASPLDRGQVEAILNLVAGAIPGMKASAVSVVDQEGQLLSADLEEAANSGRLTDKQMDYGSRLEERMAQRARDMLSPLLGQDNFRVQVAANLDFSAVEETREALDDKPVMVSETAKRDNSTDNIALGIPGALTNRPPVAQNNSATAANSNTNTAEDPQKAVSQREETSRRFETGKAVTHTQYAQGRLKQLSVSVLLNSAKAPKGGWSQAELDQLSDMVKNAVGFDAQRGDQFSLHAFSFAPAAPALAELPQPQWWQDPMWRDYLRYGLGAFMLLLLILFGIRPLVKHLVRPLPAGDEELDYLQEEQAPAPVQALEGSGEEALLAALPPPGSELEVQLKHLQLLVDKETARVAEVVKQWVSNDERHD
- the fliE gene encoding flagellar hook-basal body complex protein FliE; this translates as MKIDNISTQASLLQSLERMSREAAGIAPNSLGGQEGASFGQVMAQAIDKVDLDQKSAGALVSAVETGQSDDLVGAMVASQKAGLSFSALVQVRNKLVSGFDDIMRMPL
- a CDS encoding FliI/YscN family ATPase — its product is MNLSERLNRAAGKLPAVELGEAAGRLVRVTGLTLEVVGCRLVIGQRCLVDTKGGAPVLAEVVGFDRDTAFLMPYRAVSGLYSGAGVRPLDDEFKLPVGPALLGRVLDGLMQPLDELPPPIGELIPLHGTHLNPLKRKPIREPLDVGVRALNALLTPGKGQRFGLFAGAGVGKSVLLGMMTRYTRAQVVVVGLIGERGREVREFLEEALGEEGMKRAVVIAAPADQSPLLRLRAAEVCHRLAEHYRDQGLDVLLLMDSFTRYAQAQRELALAIGEPPATRGYPPSVFAALTRLAERAGNGEGAGSLSAVYTVLAEGDDQQDPVADAARAILDGHVVLSRELAEAGHYPAIDVGASISRVMPQVTSPEHQQLALRLKRLLARYQQVSELLPLGGYQPGQDMELDEAVRRYPRLAAFLQQGMLEAASLDESLQALAEALA
- a CDS encoding sigma-54-dependent transcriptional regulator, coding for MNKTILLVDPRGATDPLFGQLEAAGYRLERALDCATALVSLHQHQPMLVLVDADLDTPLSEFVARVKRSHPKCALVTLVRAHQSVKASEAMRQGAMDYLLKPFNSDQLLAVVNHAFSFFEPIPNMVVASQASRQVLLLAKKAAQTNASILIGGESGTGKERLAQYIHEQSQRAEGPYVAVNCAAIPETMLESTLFGHAKGAFTGAVASQVGKFELANGGTLVLDEISEMPLELQAKLLRVLQERELEKLGSNQKVKLDVRIIAASNKDLRAEVAKGRFREDLFYRLDVLPLAWPALRERQEDILPLARHFLEKYADSSRFELHPDAARALLAHPWPGNVRELENVIQRALILARGLVLQPEDLMLPRSAVPELEPGFGSLRASKKCAEFQHVLDTLRRFNGHRQNTAEALGVTTRALRYKLAAMREQGIDINQLVVTG
- a CDS encoding FliG C-terminal domain-containing protein, with product MTERSDLDRAAILMLSMGEATAAKIMARLGRDEVQALSQRMAKLSGVSTAEAKSVMQGFFEHYREHSGISAASRQYLEKTLDLALGKRLARGMVDSIYGDALRQELKALQWVPAETLARFFRNEHPQLQAVLLAFLPPENASAVLGALPGEAHDDLLYRVANLKEVSEQVLDELKATLARCLQFVSEQSTAKVDGVRQAADILNRYQGDRGALMEMLRLHDQDTAGMVADNMYDFLILARQSDEVLQALVQEVPTETLALALKGADAVVRDALLAALPKRMAQGLEDAQKAMGLVPLSRAEQARGEIMALVRRLHEEQQLNFQLFEEKTVS
- a CDS encoding FliH/SctL family protein, which gives rise to MDKLKGNYRRHRFASLSSLQARDKGEVDPFQQGYDDGFQQGQEKGLHQGLEDGRAQGRQQGFEDGFRDGRAQGEAAGRADFDQALAPLQAAQQALAEAREQQLGDNLDSLCALVEQVARRVIHAELSLNPAQILKLVEEAIGRLDNSKGPIRIFLSGDDHQRLAKVGINHCGDYPLLADPSLGIGDCRLESEQQQLAVSSEARLESCMAQVRSELESEQ
- the flhA gene encoding flagellar biosynthesis protein FlhA, whose translation is MKSPFTRTYAAIPLVLLAVLAMMILPLPPWLIDTLFTFNIVLAVLVLLVAVSARRPLEFSVFPTILLVATLMRLTLNVASTRVVLLNGHNGSDAAGKVIQAFGEVVIGGNYVVGMVVFVILMIINFVVITKGGERISEVAARFTLDAMPGKQMAIDADLNAGVLDQAQAKQRRQEVASEADFYGAMDGASKFVRGDAVAGLMILVINLLGGLAIGVFQHGLSGGDAFKLYALLTIGDGLVAQIPSLLLATAAAIIVTRVNDESEMSDQVQQQLLASPRVIWTAASVMTVLGLIPGMPTLAFLGFGAVLAFAAWRQGQVVQVEERDQVHEDLAKQLQQEKPLAWDDLPQVDALAIDLGYRLVTLVDRDQGAELLGRVRGVRKTLSEQMGFLVPEVRIRDNLQLGASEYRIKLGGVTVARGEVDPERLMAIQSGEVYGVLDGELAVEPAYQMEAVLIAPDQKSKALNLGYSVVDSATVIGTHLGKVMREHLDELFGHDEALALSERLKGLSEKLAESLNTQLNPIQLLRVYRQLLADQVSLLDIRTIATTLIDSCELTKDPVLLAADVRCALKRSLIRQAIGEREQLTTMTLDDKLEQTLMKALNQAQQGGKVALDSFPIEPSLLGKLQQVMPQLKDEMQRQGHPPVLLVVPQLRPLLARYARTFARGLKVLSYNEVPEKMHIDVVGTLG
- a CDS encoding OmpA family protein, producing the protein MHRTSLALGLGGVAFLSLAAKTPLPAMDHVAWQFKGDPFVCTLALPVAGFGKLRFEKWAGEDLAFEASPSLPLSADAEVSLSWRNAPWQEPVQSLRYPATRQGPQLRFSAPASQELLEAMDKGRWAVLTLPQGEMQVPSVHWQGAATAFRTCLDHQAPISYRQARDQSLYYGLGVRSLTLAQRQQLAKLARYVQLDKAVRAVLVDAYTDDTGDHVANLQLARERAADVRAALVEAGLPKRLIQTRAHADRYPATDNKSARARALNRRVTLRVLKDKKGKSS